One part of the Glycine max cultivar Williams 82 chromosome 14, Glycine_max_v4.0, whole genome shotgun sequence genome encodes these proteins:
- the LOC100816509 gene encoding zinc finger CCCH domain-containing protein 65, which produces MDFPPYCRSQLRSNTYRALVHLLSHISAYNASILEASTQPVNIPDNGSGRMDQENQEKEPKCSEVVDSDFLDPKDPICQKDIPEVQETIEGVEDKDMDFTSNKMVLDDIEHMMGIEDLSTLANGFDKEQKLMNEFEQVMKGTEDLICDSELIPLNLELDKTRSDGGEVELMDYQSEVEEGEISGDLGIDGNLFDVASADALILRQMEVDEVQKPENVTGNMIYPSKIENQEKEKGYDSKSSLVNAFQDYNNNGQVEPRTSGKKGIVCGVEVAISKETIECQKEDKTKLDNASKKNKRGGNKGKKKKADRKKRAEKNKQLGVKRLQLQHVQKPKVVSHCRHYLNGRCHEGDKCQFSHDVVPLTKSKPCTHFARHSCMKGDDCPFDHQLSKYPCTNFVSKGSCYRGDACLFSHQVSTKEDIPTASNMCRPELSPLLSGNANSSTPLNNNHGSTPVQQNHLTNSAGIHFCTSVEHKVTNTVQKQPTPPKGISFINLAKLSPSLSSLKQSTVTTKGSPVQIGTREDQSSFHKTQNKVDIPKKLPAVTPKGINFLSFGKGSVCSFKSVNRENGIKLPQLFNFGLPEQEKSSLNKDDYNKASDTTKQNAPQTDIFLTEILGKNQSVAEEMKLKLPEKTSVDFFMRDHSHSKSVQEGKKSSDNSQSSKGQKALLSTLAFAAEHESSIKMKYPTGGLPMSSEDSERMFC; this is translated from the exons ATGGATTTCCCTCCATACTGTCGATCCCAATTGCGTAGCAACACTTACCGTGCCCTCGTTCACCTCCTCTCTCACATTTCTGCTTACAACGCTTCAATTCTTGAAGCTTCAACTCAACCCGTCAACATTCCCG ATAATGGCAGTGGTAGAATGGATCAAGAAAACCAGGAAAAGGAGCCTAAGTGCTCCGAAGTTGTTGATTCTGATTTTTTGGATCCCAAGGATCCTATATGCCAGAAGGATATACCGGAGGTCCAGGAAACCATTGAGGGGGTTGAAGACAAGGATATGGATTTTACTTCTAACAAGATGGTCCTAGATGATATAGAACATATGATGGGAATAGAGGACTTGTCTACCCTAGCAAATGGTTTTGATAAGGAGCAAAAGCTAATGAATGAGTTTGAGCAGGTTATGAAAGGAACTGAGGATCTTATTTGTGATAGTGAATTAATCCCCTTGAACTTGGAATTGGATAAGACACGTAGTGATGGTGGTGAAGTTGAGTTGATGGATTACCAATCAGAAGTGGAGGAAGGAGAAATTTCTGGAGACTTGGGAATAGATGGCAATTTATTTGATGTGGCTTCTGCAGATGCTTTAATATTACGACAGATGGAAGTAGATGAGGTTCAGAAGCCTGAAAATGTAACTGGAAACATGATATATCCTTCTAAGATTGAGAatcaagaaaaggaaaaaggctATGACTCTAAATCCTCTTTGGTAAATGCATTTCAAGATTACAATAATAATGGACAAGTGGAGCCTAGAACTAGTGGCAAGAAAGGGATTGTATGTGGAGTTGAAGTAGCAATTTCTAAAGAAACTATTGAATGTCAGAAGGAAGATAAAACAAAG TTGGATAATGCCAGTAAAAAGAATAAGCGTGGTGGgaacaaaggaaaaaagaag AAAGCAGATAGAAAGAAGAGAGCAGAAAAGAACAAACAACTAGGTGTTAAAAGATTGCAGTTACAGCATGTGCAGAAACCAAAAGTTGTCTCACATTGTCGTCATTATCTCAATGGAAGGTGCCATGAG GGTGACAAGTGTCAGTTTTCACATGATGTAGTGCCTCTAACAAAATCCAAG CCGTGTACTCACTTTGCTCGTCACTCTTGCATGAAAGGGGATGATTGCCCATTTGATCACCAGCTCTCAAAATATCCTTGTACCAATTTTGTGTCCAAAGGCTCTTGTTATAGAGGTGATGCTTGCTTGTTTTCTCACCAG GTATCAACGAAAGAAGACATCCCTACAGCTTCAAATATGTGCAGACCAGAGTTGTCTCCACTTCTGTCTGGAAATGCAAATTCCAGCACACCACTTAACAACAATCATGGCTCTACTCCTGTCCAGCAAAACCACTTAACTAATTCTGCAGGAATTCATTTTTGCACCAGTGTTGAACATAAAGTGACAAACACTGTACAGAAACAGCCTACACCACCTAAAGGAATTAGTTTCATCAATCTTGCTAAATTATCACCCAGCCTTAGTTCTCTGAAACAAAGCACAGTAACAACCAAGGGAAGTCCTGTACAAATTGGGACCCGTGAAGATCAAAGTTCATTTCACAAAACTCAAAACAAGGTGGACATTCCTAAGAAATTGCCAGCTGTGACACCTAAGGGAataaactttctttcttttggcaaaggcTCTGTCTGCAGTTTTAAAAGTGTGAATAGGGAAAACGGTATCAAGTTGCCTCAGTTATTCAATTTTGGTTTGCCTGAGCAGGAAAAATCCTCTCTAAACAAAGATGATTACAACAAAGCTAGTGACACCACAAAACAAAATGCACCACAGACTGATATATTCTTAACTGAGATTTTAGGAAAAAATCAATCTGTGGCAgaagaaatgaaattaaaacttCCAGAGAAAACCTCCGTAGATTTTTTTATGAGGGATCACAGCCATAGTAAATCAGTTCAAGAGGGGAAGAAGTCATCTGATAATTCTCAAAGTTCAAAGGGCC
- the LOC121172667 gene encoding uncharacterized protein, whose protein sequence is MASKFSFLTLLMERRKPSKDNNNNNNDLAFVKAAAWAWYQHNSGSKGKTISEFDATITRRVPRPSRYKLEAMRIMAQEAPSEGSPTIRAKKLSLLDEYEVQSISRQLSGLVAEDSKSNNDNKHNKLFKGADNSTNRRTTKKKKVRKGFWLGHGAVCGREEDVVDPGALRVGRRLPAK, encoded by the coding sequence ATGGCCTCCAAGTTCTCTTTTCTAACCCTTCTTATGGAGAGAAGAAAACCTTCTAaagataacaacaacaacaataatgacTTAGCATTTGTGAAGGCAGCTGCATGGGCATGGTACCAACACAACTCAGGCTCTAAGGGGAAAACTATTAGCGAGTTTGATGCTACAATAACTCGCCGTGTGCCAAGGCCTTCACGTTACAAGTTAGAAGCAATGAGAATAATGGCTCAAGAAGCTCCAAGTGAAGGGTCACCCACGATTCGCGCCAAGAAATTGTCACTTCTTGATGAATATGAAGTACAAAGCATTTCAAGGCAACTTAGTGGTCTTGTTGCGGAGGATTCTAAatctaataatgataataagcACAACAAACTTTTCAAGGGTGCCGACAATTCTACAAATAGAAGGACTACGAAAAAGAAGAAGGTTAGAAAAGGGTTTTGGCTAGGGCATGGTGCTGTTTGTGGTAGAGAAGAAGATGTGGTTGATCCCGGTGCTTTGAGGGTTGGTCGTAGGTTACCGGCAAAGTAA